The DNA region CCGAACGCTACCGTTCGAAACTAGTGAAACGTGGCGATTTCGGTACCTGGGTCTGCCCCGAATTACCGGGGGTTGCCATCGGCATTCAGCGCTTGCGGCGCAGGGTGCGGTCGTAGTCCTCGAAGCGGGCCTTGGCGATCATCGATCGGGTCGGGGTGCGGAGCACGATGCCCTCCGGCTTCCCGTCGCCCGCCTCGTCGAGCGCACTGCGGGTCCGCGGCAGGTGATCGGCCAGGAAAGCGCTGGTCTTCTCCAGGTCGCGAGGCAGTTCGGCCGCGTCGACGGTGAACAGGCGCGGGGTGACGTCCAGTCCGTCGCGTGCGGCGGCGGCCAGCAACTCCTCCTCCGGCAGGAACGGCTGGTTCCCGGCCTCCCGCCACGCGGCCAACTCCGCCACCGGCCGCGCGAGCAGCGCCTCGTAGTCCTCGATCACGACCATGTCGAACATCCGGTATCCGACCGCCTGGTGACCGGTGTACTGCTTGCTCCCCGCGGTGACCTTCCCGCCGAACAACTCGACGTAATGCACCCGAACACAATCGGTGACCGGTGCCAGCCCGTCAGCGAACTCCCGCAACGCCGCGACAATGCCCTGCGCCGGATTCCCGATCAGATCCCCCTTGGCGCACAACAATTCCTCCCGGCTACCGAGCAGCCAGTTCCCGTCCGGCAAGCTCACGATGCGCGCGTTGCTGCCGTCGATCTTCTCGGTCCCGATCACCGGCCCGGCGAACTCGCTTACCGCTTCGGTAAGCCGCCCCCGCTCACCGAGCTGATGGTAGGTCGGGATCGACGGGTACTTGGTGAGACTGTTGACCGCCTCCAGATTCGCGCTGCGCACATCGAAATTCATCGCGCCAGTCTTGCGGCGCGCCACCGATCGAGTCCAGCGGTTTTACGGCCCACCCACGCAATCAGCTGGGCTCTGTGTCATGCAGGGCGGCGGCTTCGATCGCCTGCTTCATCTCCATGATTCCGAGCTGGGTGCGGATGCGAATCTCCGGCGCGACGGAGTCAGGCAGAACATCGGTGATCCATATCAGCCGCCCGCGCTCGCCTTCGCCACGAACCTCGAACGATGCGTGGTGGTAGTCCAGCGGAGGCCGGGCCCCTTCCACAACGGAGTAGGCCAGCCGACGCTCCTCCTCGTCGATCGCGACGATCAGTTCACGAATGACGTGCCCGTCGGGAAACGTCAGAAACCGTTCGCCCGCTTCGACTCTGGTGTCGACCACACGCCCGGGAAGCAGCCGCTCATGCACGGCCCCGACATCGCGCACGACATCCCAGACATATTCCGGCGCAGCCTCGATCACGACTTCAGGGCGGATGGTGGCCATCAATCCCTCATCTCACGACAGAACCGGATCACCCTATCCCGACAGCGTCGGCGGCCTTGCGGCGCGCGAGAATGATGCCGCCGAGTGGGCTCTCGGCCGAGGTCAGAGTTCTGTCAGCCTCAACGGTGAAGCCGGCATCGTCGAGCCAGGTGCGCATTCGGCTGTGCTGACGGCGATGGACATGGAGATGAATCGGGTGCCCGCCGTAGCCTTGGGTTTTCACCTGCGAGTCGTCTCCGATATGGAAGCCGAGCAACAGCGGCCCGCCTGGGCGAAGCACTCGCCGGAAGTGGTCGAACACAGAACCAGCTCGTCATCGGGGACGTGGATCAGTGAATACCACGCGACCAGGCCGACGATCGAGGCGTCCGCGAGGGCGAGATTCGTCATCGAGCCGACTTCGAATCGGATGCCGGGATGATCACGGCGTGCCACGTCGATCATCCTGGGCGACAGGTCGATTCCGAACGCATCCACATCCAGTCGACGCAGGTGAGCGGTGATCCGCCCCGCCCCGCAACCGACATCCGCGACCAGCCCTCCACCCTGAGCACGCACTATGTCGGCGAACGATGCCAAGGCTGAGCGCTCTTCGGGAGTCTGATCCAACAGATGGCGGGTCAGGTCCGCATAGGTAGTCGCAACCCTGTCGTACGACATCCGCGTGTCATCCAGCCAGCCGTCAGCGTCTACTCCCATTCCCACGGTTGAAGGCTACCCAGGAGCCCGAGCGGAACGTCCCACAGCTCAGCGTTAGTCGATTGCGGGGCAGCTGATCCCGATATCCGCACATGGCTGCGTACGGTGCCGACCGAACCGGATGCGTGGGGGAGTGCCGGGCGCTGTGTACGCCCGGCGGGTGGGGCGCTCAGCTTCCGGGTGCCATGCTGCCAGTGTTGAACAGGCGATCCAGGGCGCCGCAGCCGGTGGGCTTGGGGCCCGGGGTTGCCGGGGTGCTGCCGGTGGGGGCGGGCTGGACGTCCACGGTGAGGGTTTTGGTGATCCTGCCGTCATTGGCGGTGATGGTGTGGGGGCCCGGCGTCTGCGGGATCCAGTTCATGTACGCATAGGGGGGTCCTTCGAGGTCCGAATTGGATATTATTCGCGTGCTTCCAATGCACTGGCCGTTGTCGTAGAAGCTGACCCAGCTCGCTCTATCGCCCCTTGGGGTCGATACGTAAAGGCCGTACTTGGCTCCGGTGACGACGGTTTGATTCTCGGGGTAGATCGAGAGGGTGTCGATATCGGCGGAGGCGGCGGGAGCGCCGGAAACCGCGACCGCCATGGTGGCGGCCACTCCTGCTATGCCCCAGCCGATTCGGCGGCCGGGGCGGGTATGGGTGGTCATCGTTCTCCTGGATCGCTTGGCGAGGGGTCGGGGAACGCTACCGTTCGGAAAGACTGAAACGTGGTGATTTCAAAAGGTGGGTGTGCCCCGAGTTTCTGGGGCTCGATGTGGGTTCGTGCTGAAAGTTGGGATCGGTAGGGGGCGCGCTCGGCATCTACTTACCCCATGACATCTTCTCAGTACCCTGCGAACCAGCCGCAGTCCACCGGCTTGGACAAGAAGACCAGCGCGATCCTGTCCTACGCGCTGGGCTGGCTCACCGGAATCATCTTCCTGTTCGTGGGAAAGAACGATCCCGACGTGAAATTCCATGCCTCCCAATCGATCGTCTTCTTCGGGGCGGTCTCGGTGCTCAATATCGTGTTGAGCATCGTCGGCTCGCTCCTCGGCGCCCTGGGGATCATCTTCAGCCTCGCCGGGCTCGCGGTCGGGGTCCTCTCGCTCGTCGTCTGGATCATGGCCATGGTCCAGGCGAACAACACCGGCGGTGTCCGCGCCCCGCTCCCGATCGTCGGAAAGTTCACCGCCCCGTACGCCGACCAGTTGGCCCGCTCGGTCAACTAACGACATATCGAAGACCAACGGCCCGAGGCTATCTCGGGTCGTTGGCGTCCGTGCGGTAGCCGGCGAACGGCCGTCCACTTGCCCTCGAGCCCTGCTGTAGCCGTGATCCGCGTGGCCTCGCGCAGTTCTATCGCGCATTGCTGGATTTCGACCTGCGTTACGAGTCAGATGAATTGGTCGTGCTGCAGGGCTCGAGGGTGACGTTGACGATCGAGCACGTGGCCGACCACCGGCCGCCGGACTGGCCGGGCAATGAGGTGCCCAAGCAGATGCACCTCGATCTATTCGTCACCGATCTCGATGCCGCGGAGCAGGCGGCCATCGACTGCGGCGCAACCAAACCGGACTTCCAGCCCGCCCCCGATCGCTGGCGGGTACTCCTCGATCCGTCTGGCCATCCCTTCTGCCTCACCTGCCCGCCCGGCACCGACTAGCGATTCGGCGCAGGGAGTTACCGGATCGGTCCGGCATCCTCGGCGTTCCCGCTCGTAGTTCGACCGACCTCGTCGATCGCGCGCGTCAGGCGCGACACCGCTTCGCGGTCGTCGTGAACTGACAGGGCCTGGTTGACGATCAGCCAATCCGGGATGTCGTCGCCGCGGGCGTACTTGCGAAAACAGTTGTAGATCGCGTAGAAGGCGAACTCGACCGGGTCGGGGAAGGCCAGATCGTCGTCTTGCAGCGCTGTGATGGGTTCGAGGTATCGGCCGGCGATATCCGCGAGATCGGTACCGGCGCGCGCGGAGCGAAGGGCATCGGTAGGAAGCTCGACATCCACGTGGTGCCGTATCCCGACCACCGAGTCGCGGTAGCGAAGCCGGGCCCGTTGGCCCTGAACGTAATCGATCCAGGTCGGCAGGGCTTCCTCGCACAGCGATAGGTGGACCTGTCGTCGGTGATCGGCTCCGAGTTGGGAGAAGCGTTGCCTCGGTGTCATGAGCGATTCTAACGAAACGTGAGGGCTCGGCCGACAAGCTCCGCCGCCAAAGTCAGCAGTGCGGAAAGCGTCGGCCGTCACGTCACGGCGCAGTACTAGCCCGCAACAGCGCTCGGGAGCCAATGCAGTACAAGACATCCGCTGAAACCGCGAGCCGCGTTGATCGAACCGGTTCGGGGGCTGGGGATTTCAGGGGATCGATCGGCTCACCCGTCTCCAATCCCGATGGCCTGCGGGCTGTCGGCATGGGTGTCGCCGCGGGGGATCGTGTATCTCATGCCGGTGTCCGCGCAGATCACGTCGGCGATCTTGACCAGCGCCGGTATGTCGCCGGGTTCGAAATGGTGTGCGCCCGGGGCGATGATCTCGTTCGCGTGTTCGGCGTAGGTGAGGTTCATCAGGCGGTTGATCACTGCTCCGCCCGGCCGTTGCGCGTCGCCGTAGTACATGAGGATGATCGACCGCCCGTGCTCGGCGGCAAGCGCGTGGATGCGCGCCTCGTCCTGGTGCCATGCCTCGCCCGAGACCTCCGGTCGCAGGAATCCGATTGCGTAGTTGCTCATGGTCGCGTCCTTGCGTAGTCGCGGTACACGGGCCGAGTGATCGCAACGCGGCCTCGATCGGTGCAGCGCCAGCGTGCCGGGCCGTGTGGGGCGCCCATGGCCAGGCCCGAGCGTGACAACCGCAGCAGCGCTCGTTGGACCGAGGCCTCGGGCAGTCCCGTCGCCCGGCAGAGCTCCCGCACGGTCAACGCGTACGACCGGTTCAGACTCGACAGTGCGCCAAGGACTTTCGCTTCGGGTTCGGTGAATGCCATCGCTCACCACCCTCTGCTGATCGGGGCGTAGGCGCGTGGCTGCTCGGCCGCCAGTCGTGCTTGAATCTCGGCGACGGTGAGCCGCCTCGGCCGCTGAGTACGTTCTACGTCCGGCAGAGCATGGGCACTGAGGAAGAACAGCACTGGCGCGATGATGGTGGCGACAACGATGATTTCCATGTCGGGTGTTCTCCATCTCCCTGGAACGGTGTTGGAGTGCACCCGACGCCAGGGTCTGGTGATCGAACCGACGTCGGGGCATTCTGGAACATATGCCCGGCCGACGTGGTGAAGGGGTACGAACGTACCCCCAATGCCATTACGCTGGCGATTATCGTCCCAGCACGAGGAGGTGGTCCCCGTGAGTGGTTCCGGAAGTCCCTCAGAGATCGGTCAGCGGGTTCGGCTGCATCGAGAACGTGTCGGTATGGCGCGGCCGGTGCTGGCCGCTCAGGTCGGCCGGTCTGTCGAATGGCTGAAAGCCTTGGAAAATGGCCGGATTCAGCGGGCGCCTAGTCTCGAGTTGTTGTTGCGCATCGCCAGGGTCCTCGATCTGGACGATCTCGCCACACTCACCGGAGACGAGCACGCGGTGCCGGTGACGGTGTTCGCCGGCGAGCGCCACGCGGCTCTCACCGATGTGCAGGCCGCCCTGACCGACTACCGCATTACTCCCAGCGATCGGCCGGTCAGCATCGAGCATCTCAGTGAGCGCCTACGGAAGGCGTGGCGTATTCGCCATTCCAGCCCGGACCACCGCTCGCAGCTGGGTGCACTGCTGCCCGGCTTGATCCGCGACGCCCAGACCGCGGCCCGCACCGCTGAAGACCGCCGCGCCGCGCGTCGGACGCTGGCCGGTGTCTACCAACTGGCCGACTTCTACGTGGCCTACCAGCCCGCCCCCGAGCTGGTGTGGATGGTCGCCGACCGCGCCGTGAACGAAGGCTACGAGGCCGACGACCCCTACGTCATCGCCTGCAGTGCCTGGGCGATGGTGCAAGCCTTGCGTGACTCCGGGCGATGGGAGGAAGCAATCGTGCTGGCTCGCAACGCGATCGAACAGCTGACTCCCTACCTCGACCGCGCCGAGACACCCGACGACTGGCATGGCATCGCGGGCGCTCTGGGCTTCGAGATCGCCTACGTCCACGGTCGGCGTGGACGGTCCAGCGACGCCTGGCGGGTCCTGGAACAGGCCGATAATGTCGCCCAAAAGCTCGGCCCCACATATCGGCACGTGCAGACCAGCTTCTCCCAACCCGTAATGGCTGCGCACGCAACAACTCTCGGCGTGGAACTGCGTCAACCAGGCGAGGCGCTGCGCGCGGCCCGCTCCATCGACGCCGACCACATCGTCTCCGTGCCCCGTCGAGGCCGCCATCTCATCGAGGTCGCCCGCGCCTACATGCAACGCGACGAGGACACCGCGGCGCTCACGATGCTGGTCAAATCGGAGCAAACCGCGCCCGAGACGATCCGCTACAACGGGTTTGCCCGTGACATGCTTCGGGACCTGCTGAAGAAGCCACCCACCGGCATGCGCGACGACGTGCGCGAACTGAGTCGGCGAGTGGGTATCCGCGGATAGTGTGGCAACGCCTGTTCGTCACCACGATGCACTCAGTCTGTTGGCGGCGTTGCTCTCAGTCGACGACGGTCACGTAAAAGAACGTATTCGGCCAACGGATTTCGCGGGGCATATCTTCGTCCAGCCAGTCCTGCTCGACACCACCGTTGAGATGCCCGTCCCCTTCGCCCACAATCACACGCCATGTCCGAGGCTGAAGTTTGCCGATTACCCGACAGGGAAGGCTGTAGGGCACCCGGGATAGGTGGACTACGTAGCGCATGGTGATCAGGCCTCTCTCACATGTCGGAGCGTCACAGCTCGGACCATGCGACCTCGAACCATGATGACGTTCGGCCGGCTATCAGCTGGAGGTGGAAGTCGGGGCCGTCATGCGTCCGATCCTCTTCGGGATCGGTGAGTTGACTGATGGTGCAGATGTAGTCGCCGTTGGGGAGTTCGATACTGGACCCGTAAATGTCCTTGTCGTCGTCCACCGCGGAGTCAGCGAACTGGGCGGCCATGGTGACCGTGTCCAAATTGACGACGACCAGCTCACCTTGCGTCACGGTGATCGGGCCGGTGATTTGCCTGACGATCGGCAGCCGCGGATCCACCGGCGAATCCGAGAGGTCGATCCGCCATTGCTCCTCGCCGCCGGTTCCCCAGAGCAGTACCGTCCGCTGCCGCATCTCCGATTCGACGCGCTCGAACAGCGCCTCCAAGGTCCAGTCCTCGCCCACGAACGACGTGTACGCGTGTGGGTCGACGAGACCGAGAAACCCCGAGTCATCGGTCATTTCGTCGATCCGATACTGAAGCTGCGCCATGCGGTAGTCCTCCCCGGATTGTTCACCGAACCATAGTGGGAAAGCGATCTCGGCTGCACCGATGAATTTCGGGTGGGTGCGTCGTCGAAGCCTCTGGAGAGATCGAAAGACAGGAGTCCAGAGATGACGAGGCCGTTTCGATTCGGGGTTGTTGCCCCGCTCAGGACCGACGTGCCGACGTGGCGGGATCGTGTGCGGCGCATTGCTGACAGTGGATACTCGACGCTGTTGGTGCCGGACTTCCCGCAGATGCAACCGGCGCCCGGACCTATGCTGGCCACCGTCGCGGCCTTGACCGACATGCGGGTCGGCAGCTGGGTGTATGCCTCGCCGTTGCGTCCGGCGTGGCTGACGGCGTGGGAAGCACACTCGCTGTCGCTGCTGACCGAAGGTCGGTTCGAGATGGGTATCGGGACCGGCAGGCCGGGGATCGAGGACGAGCTGCGCGATAAAGGGATGCCTGCGGTGCCGCCGCCGGGGGAGCGGCTGGAACAGATCCGCGAGACCGTCAGGGCGCTGCGGGAGTTCGACGGTCCCGACCGGCACACGCCCGTGGCGATGGCCGTGCTCGGTCCGAAGGCTCAGGCGTTGGCGGCAGAGGTCGCGGACACGGTCACCTTCGTGCTGGGGGACCAGCCTCGGGGCGAAGTCGAGCGGTTGGCACGGGAGTTCCGCGCCACCGCGGATGTCGAACTCGCGCTCGCAGTGCCGGTTATCGGGGACACGGTCGCGCCGCACATGGCGCGCCCCGACACCGACACCGCTGCGCTGCACGCGGCGGACGCGATGACCGTACTTCCCGATGATCCGGCGGCAGCCATCGAGGAAATCCTGCGGCGACGGGAGGAGATCGGCTTCTCCTACTTCGTCTTCGGCGCCGATTTCGCCGAAAGGTTCGCGCCGGTCGTCGCCGAGCTCGCCGGACGGTAGTCCGGGCGTTGTCGGCCGCTGGCAATGTCCGCTCATGCTCTATGCAAGGCATTTCGCGCCGGCCGATTGATGTCGGTGCGTGTGTCTATGTTCGGCTTGGGAGGGCATCATGACTATGGCCGAGATCGTGTACGAGACTGGGGATGCGACCGCACCCAGCACCACTGGACCAGCGGTCGTCGCGCATATCTGCAACGATCTCGGTCGGTGGGGTAAGGGCTTCGTCGTCGCCGTGTCGGCACGCTGGCCGCAACCCGAACGCGCCTACCGCGACTGGCA from Nocardia tengchongensis includes:
- a CDS encoding SRPBCC family protein; amino-acid sequence: MATIRPEVVIEAAPEYVWDVVRDVGAVHERLLPGRVVDTRVEAGERFLTFPDGHVIRELIVAIDEEERRLAYSVVEGARPPLDYHHASFEVRGEGERGRLIWITDVLPDSVAPEIRIRTQLGIMEMKQAIEAAALHDTEPS
- a CDS encoding RNA ligase family protein; its protein translation is MNFDVRSANLEAVNSLTKYPSIPTYHQLGERGRLTEAVSEFAGPVIGTEKIDGSNARIVSLPDGNWLLGSREELLCAKGDLIGNPAQGIVAALREFADGLAPVTDCVRVHYVELFGGKVTAGSKQYTGHQAVGYRMFDMVVIEDYEALLARPVAELAAWREAGNQPFLPEEELLAAAARDGLDVTPRLFTVDAAELPRDLEKTSAFLADHLPRTRSALDEAGDGKPEGIVLRTPTRSMIAKARFEDYDRTLRRKR
- a CDS encoding class I SAM-dependent methyltransferase; translated protein: MGVDADGWLDDTRMSYDRVATTYADLTRHLLDQTPEERSALASFADIVRAQGGGLVADVGCGAGRITAHLRRLDVDAFGIDLSPRMIDVARRDHPGIRFEVGSMTNLALADASIVGLVAWYSLIHVPDDELVLCSTTSGECFAQAGRCCSASISETTRR
- a CDS encoding helix-turn-helix domain-containing protein; the encoded protein is MAFTEPEAKVLGALSSLNRSYALTVRELCRATGLPEASVQRALLRLSRSGLAMGAPHGPARWRCTDRGRVAITRPVYRDYARTRP
- a CDS encoding helix-turn-helix transcriptional regulator, with amino-acid sequence MSGSGSPSEIGQRVRLHRERVGMARPVLAAQVGRSVEWLKALENGRIQRAPSLELLLRIARVLDLDDLATLTGDEHAVPVTVFAGERHAALTDVQAALTDYRITPSDRPVSIEHLSERLRKAWRIRHSSPDHRSQLGALLPGLIRDAQTAARTAEDRRAARRTLAGVYQLADFYVAYQPAPELVWMVADRAVNEGYEADDPYVIACSAWAMVQALRDSGRWEEAIVLARNAIEQLTPYLDRAETPDDWHGIAGALGFEIAYVHGRRGRSSDAWRVLEQADNVAQKLGPTYRHVQTSFSQPVMAAHATTLGVELRQPGEALRAARSIDADHIVSVPRRGRHLIEVARAYMQRDEDTAALTMLVKSEQTAPETIRYNGFARDMLRDLLKKPPTGMRDDVRELSRRVGIRG
- a CDS encoding DUF4870 domain-containing protein — its product is MTSSQYPANQPQSTGLDKKTSAILSYALGWLTGIIFLFVGKNDPDVKFHASQSIVFFGAVSVLNIVLSIVGSLLGALGIIFSLAGLAVGVLSLVVWIMAMVQANNTGGVRAPLPIVGKFTAPYADQLARSVN
- a CDS encoding LLM class flavin-dependent oxidoreductase; translation: MPTWRDRVRRIADSGYSTLLVPDFPQMQPAPGPMLATVAALTDMRVGSWVYASPLRPAWLTAWEAHSLSLLTEGRFEMGIGTGRPGIEDELRDKGMPAVPPPGERLEQIRETVRALREFDGPDRHTPVAMAVLGPKAQALAAEVADTVTFVLGDQPRGEVERLAREFRATADVELALAVPVIGDTVAPHMARPDTDTAALHAADAMTVLPDDPAAAIEEILRRREEIGFSYFVFGADFAERFAPVVAELAGR